A window of Corythoichthys intestinalis isolate RoL2023-P3 chromosome 14, ASM3026506v1, whole genome shotgun sequence contains these coding sequences:
- the ap1m1 gene encoding AP-1 complex subunit mu-1: MSASAVYVLDLKGKVLVCRNYRGDVDMSEIEHFMSLLMDKEEEGTLSPILAHGGVRFMWIKHNNLYLVATSKKNASVSLVFSFLYKIVQVFSEYFKELEEESIRDNFVIIYELMDELMDFGYPQTTDSKILQEYITQEGHKLDTGAPRPPATVTNAVSWRSEGIKYRKNEVFLDVIESVNLLVSANGNVLRSEIVGSIKMRVFLSGMPELRLGLNDKVLFENTGRGKSKSVELEDVKFHQCVRLSRFENDRTISFIPPDGEFELMSYRLNTHVKPLIWIESVIEKHSHSRIEYMIKAKSQFKRRSTANNVEIHIPVPTDADSPKFKTTVGSVKWVPENSEIVWSIKSFPGGKEYLMRAHFGLPSVEAEDKEGKPPISVKFEIPYFTTSGIQVRYLKIIEKSGYQALPWVRYITQNGDYQLRTQ, from the exons ATGTCTGCGAGCGCTGTCTACGTCTTGGATTTAAAAGGAAAG GTACTGGTGTGCCGGAACTACCGCGGTGATGTTGACATGTCTGAGATCGAGCACTTCATGAGCCTGCTGATGGACAAGGAGGAGGAGGGGACACTGTCTCCCATCCTGGCCCATGGCGGCGTGCGTTTCATGTGGATTAAACATAATAACCTATACT TGGTGGCAACATCCAAGAAAAATGCCAGTGTGTCCTTGGTTTTCTCCTTTTTGTACAAAATTGTCCAG GTTTTCTCCGAGTATTTCAAGGAACTGGAGGAAGAGAGTATCCGGGATAATTTTGTAATCATATATGAGCTGATGGATGAGTTGATGGACTTTGGCTATCCGCAGACCACAGACAGCAAGATTCTACAAGA GTATATAACTCAGGAGGGGCACAAGCTGGACACAGGGGCCCCCCGCCCACCCGCCACGGTCACTAACGCAGTCTCCTGGCGCTCAGAGGGTATCAAATACAGGAAAAACGAAGTTTTCCTGGACGTCATCGAATCTGTTAACCTCCTG GTCAGTGCCAATGGCAACGTCCTGCGTAGCGAAATCGTCGGCTCCATTAAGATGCGTGTATTCCTGTCTGGCATGCCCGAGTTGCGCCTGGGCCTCAACGACAAGGTTCTGTTTGAAAATACTGGAC GTGGCAAGAGTAAGTCTGTGGAGCTAGAGGACGTCAAGTTTCATCAGTGCGTTCGCCTGTCTCGCTTCGAGAACGACCGCACCATCTCCTTCATTCCCCCTGATGGCGAGTTTGAGCTCATGTCCTACCGCCTCAACACTCAC GTGAAGCCTTTGATCTGGATTGAATCCGTCATTGAGAAGCACTCCCACAGTCGCATCGAGTACATGATTAAG GCCAAAAGCCAATTTAAACGGCGCTCCACCGCAAACAATGTGGAGATCCACATTCCTGTGCCAACAGACGCTGACTCTCCCAAATTCAAGACCACGGTTGGCAGCGTCAAGTGGGTTCCAGAAAACAGCGAGATCGTCTGGTCCATCAAGTCCTTTCCC GGTGGCAAGGAGTATCTGATGCGAGCCCACTTTGGCCTTCCGAGTGTGGAAGCAGAAGATAAGGAGGGGAAGCCCCCGATCAGCGTCAAGTTCGAGATCCCCTACTTCACCACTTCAGGCATCCAG